In the genome of Gloeotrichia echinulata CP02, one region contains:
- a CDS encoding Uma2 family endonuclease: MTQAQLEPKLYSFDEFITWYPENSQIRYELHDGVIIEMPKPKGKHSNLTGSLIEQLLIIIRQSGFGGIWNIPRESIVKPKGEKSGYEPDIIVLNKEVLGDEPRWESESIIQNPDSVKLIVEVVSTNWRDDYYNKFRDYEEMGIEEYWILDYAALGARKFIGNPKQPTIFVCNLVDGEYQMTTFTGNTTIVSPTLPQFNLTAQQIFDLAA; encoded by the coding sequence GTGACTCAAGCTCAACTCGAACCCAAACTATACAGCTTCGATGAATTTATCACCTGGTATCCCGAAAATTCCCAAATCCGATACGAACTGCATGATGGAGTAATTATCGAAATGCCCAAGCCAAAGGGAAAACATTCAAATCTAACAGGTTCCCTAATTGAGCAACTATTGATAATTATCAGGCAAAGTGGCTTTGGCGGTATCTGGAATATTCCCAGAGAATCGATTGTCAAACCCAAAGGAGAAAAATCAGGTTATGAGCCGGATATCATCGTTTTAAACAAAGAAGTTCTTGGGGACGAACCCCGCTGGGAAAGCGAATCGATTATCCAAAATCCTGATTCGGTCAAATTAATTGTCGAGGTGGTTTCAACTAATTGGCGTGACGATTACTATAATAAATTTAGAGATTATGAAGAAATGGGTATTGAGGAATATTGGATTCTCGATTATGCAGCATTGGGGGCGAGAAAGTTCATCGGGAACCCCAAGCAACCCACGATTTTTGTTTGTAACTTGGTTGATGGAGAATATCAGATGACGACCTTTACGGGAAACACGACCATTGTTTCCCCGACCTTACCCCAATTCAACTTAACCGCGCAGCAGATTTTTGATTTGGCTGCGTAG